In one window of Pagrus major chromosome 12, Pma_NU_1.0 DNA:
- the crhbp gene encoding corticotropin-releasing factor-binding protein produces the protein MRVMERTFREQLFFLLLCLSVLKGDCRYIENNEISKDELYSFFNSELKRETAEELMYRRPLRCLDMVAVEGQFTFTAERPQLSCAAFFMAEPNEVITVEYDNVDIDCRGGDFITVFDGWVMKGEKFPSSQDHPLPLYERYVDYCDSGALRRSVRSSQNVAMVFFRIHNAGSSFTLTVRKHINPFPCNVISQSPEGSYTMVIPQQHRNCSFSIIYPVEIDISEFSLGHFNNFPKRSMPGCAESGDFVQLLGGNGIDTSKLLPITDLCISFTGPTHMKIGCDNTVVRMVSSGKFVSRVSFSYRLLDSQELQSIKLNNVEDFCFSN, from the exons ATGCGCGTTATGGAGCGCACGTTCCGAGAGCAGCTgttcttcctgctgctgtgtctgtctgtgctgaaGGGAGACTGCAGGTACATCGAG aacaACGAGATCTCCAAAGAtgaattatattcatttttcaaCTCGGAGCtgaagagagaaacagcagaggagTTAATGTACCGTCGACCTTTAC GCTGTCTGGACATGGTTGCAGTGGAGGGTCAGTTCACCTTCACGGCCGAACGTCCTCAGCTCAGCTGTGCCGCTTTCTTCATGGCCGAGCCCAACGAGGTGATCACTGTGGAGTACGACAACGTTGACATCGACTGCAGGGGAGGAGACTTCATCACG GTGTTTGACGGCTGGGTGATGAAAGGAGAGAAGTTCCCCAGCTCCCAGGATCACCCGCTGCCTCTGTACGAGCGTTATGTGGATTACTGCGACTCGGGAGCGCTGAGGAGAAGCGTGCGCTCCTCTCAGAACGTCGCCATGGTCTTCTTTCGGATTCACAACGCCGGCAGCAGCTTCACGCTGACCGTCAGGAAACACATCAATCCTTTCC CCTGTAATGTCATCTCCCAGTCACCAGAGGGCAGTTACACGATGGTGATCCCGCAGCAGCACAGGAACTGCAGCTTCTCCATCATTTACCCGGTGGAGATCGACATCTCTGAGTTCAGCCTCGGACACTTCAACAACTTCCCCAAG AGGTCCATGCCTGGTTGTGCAGAATCAGGAGATTTCGTGCAGCTGTTGGGAGGAAACGGCATCGACACGTCGAAGCTGCTGCCCATCACGGACCTCTGCATCTCCTTCACTGGACCCA CCCACATGAAGATCGGCTGTGACAACACGGTGGTGAGGATGGTGTCCAGCGGGAAGTTCGTCAGCCGAGTGTCGTTCAGCTACAGGCTACTGGACAGCcaggagctgcagagcatcaaACTCAACAACGTGGAGGATTTCTGTTTCAGTAACTGA
- the LOC141005654 gene encoding uncharacterized protein, whose amino-acid sequence MEQKAVQLDQEIISCSICLDLLKDPVTTPCGHSYCKNCIEDHWDTEDERRIHSCPQCRKSFTPRPELLKNTMLAALVEELKKTGLQAAPADHCYAGAEDVACDVCTGRKLRALKSCLKCVASYCEKHLQPHYESPTFKKHKLVEPSKKLQENICSRHDEVMKMFCRTDQQCICYLCSMEEHKGHDTVSAAAERTERQRELEGSRQNIQPRIQDREEDVKVLQQEVEAINGSADEAVEHSEKIFTELIRLMEKRRSDVKQQVRSQQETEVSRVKELQEKLEQEITELKRKDAELKKLSHTEDHNQFLHNYPSLSALSESTHSSSINIRPLKYFEDVTAAVSEVRDKLQDVLRETWRNISLTVTEVDVLLPQPEPKTRADFLRYSCDITLDPNTAHTQLLLSEGKRKATYRRQQQSYSSHPDRFTYWQQVLSRESLTRRCYWEVERRERRGVGVAVACKNIIRAGSSYESGFGFNDKSWMFYCSPGSYEFYYNKVKTPVSGPVSSRVGVYLDHSAGILSFYSVSETITLLHRVQTTFTQPLCAGLRFYSWFFLSGGSAEFCELKYYQEVKLRQSLSLRGEMAHKAVQLDQEIISCPICLDLLKDPVTIPCGHSYCKNCINDHWDTEDERRIHSCPQCRKSFIPRPELLKNTMLAALVEELKKTGLQAAPADHCYAGAEDVACDVCTGRKLRALKSCLQCVASYCEKHLQPHYESPTFKKHKLVEPSKKLQENICSRHDEVMKMFCRTDQQCICYLCSVEEHKGHDTVSAAAERTERQRELEGSRQNIQQRIQDREEDVKVLQQEVEAINGSADEAVEHSEKIFTKLIRLMKKRRSDVKQQVRSQQETEVSQVKELQEKLKQEITELKRKDAELKKLSHTEDHSQFLHNYPSLSALSESTHSTSINIRPLKYFVTAAVSEVRDKLQDVLRETWTNISLTETQVDVLLPQPEPKTRADFLRYSCDITLDPNTAYTYLLLSDGNRKATRVSQQQSYPDHPDRFTDWHQVLSRESLTGRCYWEVKRRGREVGVAVAYKNISRAGSSDESGFGFNDKSRILYCSTGRYNFYYNNVKTPVSGPVSSRVGVYLDHSAGILSFYSVSETITLLHRVQTTFTQPLYVGLWFNWFNSEVSAEFCKLK is encoded by the exons atggaGCAGAAAGCAGTTCAGCTGGACCAAGAAATAATttcttgttccatctgtttggatctactgaaggatccggtgactactccctgtggacacagctactgcaagaaCTGTATTGAAGACCACTGGGACACAGAGGACGAgaggaggatccacagctgccctcagtgcaggaagagcttcacaccgaggcctgagctgctgaaaaacaccatgttagcagctttagtggaggagctgaagaagactggactccaagctgctcctgctgatcactgctatgctggagctgaagatgtggcctgtgatgtctgcactgggaggaaactgagagccCTCAAGTCCTGTTTAAAGTGTGtggcctcttactgtgagaaacacctccagcctcattatgaatcacctacatttaaaaaacacaagctggtggagccgtccaagaagctccaggagaacatctgctctcgtcatgatgaggtgatgaagatgttctgccgtactgatcagcagtgtatctgttatctctgctccatggaggaacataaaggccacgacacagtgtcagctgcagcagagaggactgagaggcagagagagctcgaggggagtcgacaaaacatccagccgagaatccaggacagagaggaagatgtgaaggtgcttcaacaggaggtggaggccatcaatggctctgctgatgaagcagtggagcacagtgagaagatcttcaccgagctgatccgtctcatggagaaaagacgctctgatgtgaagcagcaggtcagatcccagcaggaaactgaagtgagtcgagtcaaagagcttcaggagaagctggagcaggagatcactgagctgaagaggaaagacgctgagctgaagaagctctcacacacagaggaccacaaccagtttctacacaactacccctcactgtcagcactcagtgagtctacacactcatccagcatcaatatccgtcctctgaagtactttgaggatgtgacagcagctgtgtcagaggtcagagacaaactacaggacgtcctgagagagacatggagaaacatctcactgacagtgactgaagtggatgttttactgccacAACCAGAGcccaagaccagagctgacttcttaagatattcatgtgacatcacactggatccaaacacagcacacacacagctgttattatctgaggggaaaagaaaagcaacataCAGGAGACAACAACAGTCTTATTctagtcacccagacagattcacttaCTGGCagcaggtcctgagtagagagagtctgactagacgttgttactgggaggtggagaggagagagagaagaggagttGGTGTAGCAGTCGCATGCAAGAATATCATCAGAGCAGGGAGCTCATATGAAAGTGGATTTGGATTCAATGACAAATCTTGGATGTTCTATTGTTCCCCAGGCAGTTATGAGTTTTATTACAACAAAGTCaaaactcccgtctcaggtcctgtgtcctccagagttggagtgtacctggatcacagtgcaggtattctgtccttctacagcgtctctgaaaccatcactctcctccacagagtccagacaacattcactcagcctctctgtgCTGGACTTCGGTTTTACAGTTGGTTTTTTCTTTCTGGAGGCTCTGCTGAGTTTTGTGaactcaaata ttatcaggaagtgaagctCAGACAGTCGTTGTCgctgagaggtgaaatggcgcaCAAAGCAGTTCAGCTGGACCAAGAAATAATTTCTTGTCcgatctgtttggatctactgaaggatccagtgactattccctgtggacacagctactgcaagaaCTGTATTAACGATcactgggacacagaggatgagaggaggatccacagctgccctcagtgcaggaagagcttcataccgaggcctgagctgctgaaaaacaccatgttagcagctttagtggaggagctgaagaagactggactccaagctgctcctgctgatcactgctatgctggagctgaagatgtggcctgtgatgtctgcactgggaggaaactgagagccctcaagtcctgtctgcagtgtgtggcctcttactgtgagaaacacctccagcctcattatgaatcacctacatttaaaaaacacaagttggtggagccgtccaagaagctccaggagaacatctgctctcgtcatgatgaggtgatgaagatgttctgccgtactgatcagcagtgtatctgttatctctgctctgtggaggaacataaaggccacgacacagtgtcagctgcagcagagaggactgagaggcagagagagctggaggggagtcgacaaaacatccagcagagaatccaggacagagaggaagatgtgaaggtgcttcaacaggaggtggaggccatcaatggctctgctgatgaagcagtggagcacagtgagaagatcttcaccaagctgatccgtctcatgaagaaaagacgctctgatgtgaagcagcaggtcagatcccagcaggaaactgaagtgagtcaagtcaaagagcttcaggagaagctgaagcaggagatcactgagctgaagaggaaagacgctgagctgaagaagctctcacacacagaggatcacagccagtttctacacaactacccctcactgtcagcactcagtgagtctacacactcaaccagcatcaatatccgtcctctgaagtactttgtgacagcagctgtgtcagaggtcagagacaaactacaggacgtcctgagagagacatggacaaacatctcactgacagagactcaagtggatgttttactgccgCAACCAGAGcccaagaccagagctgacttcttaagatattcatgtgacatcacactggatccaaacacagcataCACATATCTGTTATTATCTGatgggaacagaaaagcaacaagaGTGAGTCAACAACAGTCTTATCCTgatcacccagacagattcactgacTGGCatcaggtcctgagtagagagagtctgactggacgttgttactgggaggtgaagaggagagggagagaagttggtgtagcagtcgcatacaagaacatcagcagagcagggagcTCAGATGAAAGTGGATTTGGATTCAATGACAAATCTCGGATTTTATATTGTTCCACAGGCAGGTATAACTTTTATTACAACAATGTCaaaactcccgtctcaggtcctgtgtcctccagagttggagtgtacctggatcacagtgcaggtattctgtccttctacagtgtctctgaaaccatcactctcctccacagagtccagaccacattcactcagcctctctatgtTGGACTTTGGTTTAACTGGTTTAATTCTGAAGTCTCTGCTGAGTTTTGTAaactcaaatag
- the LOC141006332 gene encoding tripartite motif-containing protein 16-like yields MAQRAVQLDQDIISCPICLDLLKDPVTTPCGHSYCKNCINDHWDTEDERRIHSCPQCRKSFTPRPELLKNTMLAALVEELKKTGLQAAPADLCYAGPEDVACDVCTGRKLKALKSCLQCVASYCEKHLQPHYESPPFKKHKLVEPSKKQENICSRHDEVMKMFCRTDQQCICYLCSVEEHKGHDTVSAAAERTERQRELEVRRQNIQQRIQDRQKDVKVLQQEVKAINRSANKAVKHSEKIFTQLIRLMEKRCSDVKQQVRSQQETEVSRVKELQEKLEQEITELKRKDAELKKLSHTEDHNQFLHNYPSLSALSESTHSSSINIRPLKYFEDVTAAVSEVRDKLQDVLRETWTNISLTETQVDVLLPQPENKTRADFLRYSCDITLDPNTANTLLLLSEGNRKATVMRQHQSYSSHPDRFTRCVQVLSRESLTGRCYWEVERRGGEVRVAVAYKNISRAGSSHQCGFGYNDKSWMLYCSTDRYEFWYNNVKTPVSGPVSSRVGVYLDHSAGILSFYSVSETITLLHRVQTTFTQPLYAGLRFGWSSRDSAEFCKLK; encoded by the coding sequence atggcgcaGAGAGCAGTTCAGCTGGACCAAGACATAATTTCTTGTCcgatctgtttggatctactgaaggatccggtgactactccctgtggacacagctactgcaagaaCTGTATTAACGATcactgggacacagaggatgaaaggaggatccacagctgccctcagtgcaggaagagcttcacaccgaggcctgagctgctgaaaaacaccatgttagcagctttagtggaggagctgaagaagactggactccaagctgctcctgctgatctctgctatgctggacctgaagatgtggcctgtgatgtctgcactgggaggaaactgaaagccctcaagtcctgtctgcagtgtgtggcctcttactgtgagaaacacctccagcctcattatgaatcacctccatttaaaaaacacaagctggtggagccgtccaagaagcaggagaacatctgctctcgtcatgatgaggtgatgaagatgttctgccgtactgatcagcagtgtatctgttatctctgctctgtggaggaacataaaggccacgacacagtgtcagctgcagcagagaggactgagaggcagagagagctggaggtgcGTCGACagaacatccagcagagaatccaggacagacagaaagatgtgaaggtgcttcaacaggaggtgaaGGCCATCAATCGCTCTGCTAATAAAGCAGTgaagcacagtgagaagatcttcacccagctgatccgtctcatggagaaaagatgctctgatgtgaagcagcaggtcagatcccagcaggaaactgaagtgagccgagtcaaagagcttcaggagaagctggagcaggagatcactgagctgaagaggaaagacgctgagctgaagaagctctcacacacagaggatcacaaccagtttctacacaactacccctcactgtcagcactcagtgagtctacacactcatccagcatcaatatccgtcctctgaagtactttgaggatgtgacagcagctgtgtcagaggtcagagacaaactacaggacgtcctgagagagacatggacaaacatctcactgacagagactcaagtggatgttttactgccacAACCAGAGAacaagaccagagctgacttcttaagatattcatgtgacatcacactggatccaaacacagcaaacacacttctgttattatctgaggggaacagaaaagcaacagtAATGAGACAACATCAGTCTTATTctagtcacccagacagattcactcGGTGTGttcaggtcctgagtagagagagtctgactggacgttgttattgggaggtggagaggagaggaggagaagttcgtgtagcagtcgcatacaagaatatcagcagagcagggagcTCACATCAATGTGGATTTGGATacaatgacaaatcttggaTGTTATATTGTTCCACAGACAGATATGAGTTTTGGTACAACAATGTCaaaactcccgtctcaggtcctgtgtcctccagagttggagtgtacctggatcacagtgcaggtattctgtccttctacagcgtctctgaaaccatcactctcctccacagagtccagaccacattcactcagcctctctatgctggacttcGGTTTGGCTGGTCTTCTAGAGACTCTGCTGAGTTTTGTAaactcaaatag